Proteins encoded by one window of Catenulispora sp. GP43:
- a CDS encoding alpha-N-arabinofuranosidase, giving the protein MLRAHVVLDKQAVIAPVRRRTFGSFVEHLGRCVYTGIYEPGHPSANDDGFRMDVVELVRELGSTTIRYPGGNFVSGFRWEDSVGPREKRPVRRDPAWHSLESNQVGLDEFAKWLKLTDAELMLAVNVATRGILPALDLLEYANHPSGTALSDLRIANGTPDPHNVRMWCLGNEMDGPWQTGFMTAEDYGKVAARTAAAMKMADKDLELVVCGSSGSGMPTFGDWERTVLEHSYDHVDYVSCHAYYQELDGDLGSFLASALDMDFFIDAVIATADHVGHKKRSTKKIDISFDEWNVWYLKEHQESGEAGHEWRHAPRQLEDVYTVADAVVVGNLLMTLLKRGDRVASASLAQLVNVIAPIMTEPGGPAWRQTTFHPFSITSRLAAGEVIRPVIEAPVYITARHGEASVIDAVATVDEDRAAVFLVNRDLARTARVTVDVRSLGPVRVVEALTLADPDVYAKNTLAEQQRVVPRPNPGANVSGGVLTVELPPVSWTAIALGQASGH; this is encoded by the coding sequence GTGCTCCGCGCGCACGTCGTGCTCGACAAGCAGGCGGTGATCGCTCCGGTCCGGCGACGCACTTTCGGCTCGTTCGTCGAGCACCTCGGCCGATGTGTGTACACCGGGATCTACGAGCCGGGGCATCCGAGCGCGAACGACGACGGGTTCCGCATGGACGTCGTCGAACTCGTCCGCGAACTCGGCAGCACGACGATCCGCTACCCCGGCGGCAACTTCGTCTCCGGCTTCCGCTGGGAGGACTCGGTCGGCCCGCGCGAGAAGCGGCCGGTGCGTCGTGACCCGGCCTGGCACTCGCTGGAATCGAACCAGGTCGGGCTCGACGAGTTCGCCAAGTGGCTCAAGCTCACCGACGCGGAGCTGATGCTGGCGGTCAACGTCGCCACAAGGGGGATCCTGCCTGCCTTGGACCTTCTGGAGTACGCCAACCATCCGTCCGGCACGGCGTTGTCGGATCTGCGCATCGCCAACGGCACCCCGGATCCGCACAACGTGCGCATGTGGTGCCTCGGCAACGAGATGGACGGGCCGTGGCAGACCGGTTTCATGACCGCCGAGGACTACGGCAAGGTCGCCGCCCGTACCGCCGCGGCGATGAAGATGGCTGACAAGGACTTGGAACTCGTCGTCTGCGGTTCCTCCGGATCGGGGATGCCGACGTTCGGCGACTGGGAGCGCACGGTCCTGGAGCACAGCTACGACCATGTCGACTATGTCTCCTGCCACGCGTACTACCAGGAGCTCGACGGTGATCTCGGCTCCTTCCTGGCCTCGGCGCTCGACATGGACTTCTTCATCGACGCCGTCATCGCGACCGCCGACCATGTGGGCCACAAGAAGCGCTCCACCAAGAAGATCGACATCTCCTTCGACGAGTGGAACGTCTGGTATCTCAAGGAACACCAGGAGTCCGGGGAGGCCGGCCACGAGTGGCGCCACGCCCCTCGGCAGCTCGAGGACGTCTACACGGTGGCGGACGCCGTCGTGGTCGGCAACCTGCTGATGACGCTTCTCAAGCGCGGCGACCGCGTCGCCTCCGCGTCACTGGCGCAGCTGGTCAACGTGATCGCGCCGATCATGACCGAGCCGGGCGGCCCGGCGTGGCGGCAGACGACCTTCCATCCGTTCTCGATCACCAGCCGGCTCGCCGCCGGCGAGGTCATCAGGCCGGTGATCGAGGCGCCTGTGTACATCACGGCGCGCCACGGCGAGGCCTCTGTCATCGACGCCGTGGCGACAGTGGACGAGGACCGGGCCGCGGTCTTCCTCGTCAACCGCGACCTGGCGCGGACCGCGCGGGTCACGGTCGACGTGCGCAGCCTCGGCCCGGTGCGCGTCGTCGAGGCGCTCACGCTCGCCGACCCCGATGTGTACGCGAAGAACACGCTCGCCGAGCAGCAGCGGGTGGTTCCGCGTCCGAATCCGGGCGCGAACGTCTCCGGCGGCGTGCTCACCGTCGAGCTTCCTCCGGTGTCATGGACGGCGATCGCGCTCGGTCAGGCCTCAGGGCACTGA
- a CDS encoding carbohydrate ABC transporter permease, with protein MSARTADWFPSAAKQKPRGRRSGDRDKPAKWGSPAVYFVALVFIAVCIAPVLYIVLGGFRTNSQITTSPAGLPHPWVFGNYANVLKSNTFWGEFANSVVVALASTAGIVILGLMVSFVLARYDFKLKGAMYSLFAAGLMFPLVIAITPLYIVIKDLGLVDNLAGVIVPEIAFGLPTTVIILVPFLRAIPKEIEEAATIDGASRLGFFFRMVMPLSLPGVVTVGILAFIGSWNNYVLPLYILNSEANFTLPLGVQAFSSQYSQDTAKVLAFTSLAMLPALVFFSIFQKRIVGGLTGAVKG; from the coding sequence ATGAGCGCGCGGACCGCCGACTGGTTCCCGTCGGCCGCGAAGCAGAAGCCGCGAGGCCGGCGCAGCGGCGACCGGGACAAGCCGGCGAAGTGGGGGAGCCCGGCCGTCTACTTCGTCGCGCTGGTGTTCATCGCGGTCTGCATCGCGCCGGTGCTCTACATCGTGCTCGGCGGATTCCGCACCAACTCGCAGATCACCACGAGCCCGGCCGGACTGCCGCACCCCTGGGTCTTCGGCAACTACGCCAACGTGCTGAAGTCGAACACCTTCTGGGGTGAATTCGCCAACTCCGTCGTCGTCGCCCTGGCCAGTACCGCCGGCATCGTGATCCTCGGCTTGATGGTGAGCTTCGTGCTCGCGCGGTACGACTTCAAGCTCAAAGGCGCGATGTACTCGCTGTTCGCCGCCGGCCTGATGTTCCCGCTGGTCATCGCGATCACCCCGCTGTACATCGTGATCAAGGACCTCGGCCTGGTCGACAACCTGGCCGGGGTGATCGTCCCGGAGATCGCCTTCGGTCTGCCGACGACCGTCATCATCCTGGTGCCGTTCCTGCGGGCCATCCCCAAGGAGATCGAGGAGGCCGCGACGATCGACGGCGCCAGCCGGCTCGGGTTCTTCTTCCGCATGGTGATGCCGCTGTCGCTGCCCGGCGTGGTGACGGTCGGCATCCTGGCGTTCATCGGCAGCTGGAACAACTACGTCCTGCCGCTGTACATCCTCAACTCGGAAGCGAACTTCACACTGCCGCTCGGCGTCCAGGCCTTCTCCTCGCAGTACTCCCAGGACACTGCGAAGGTGCTCGCGTTCACGTCGCTGGCGATGCTGCCCGCGCTGGTCTTCTTCTCGATATTCCAGAAGCGGATCGTCGGCGGACTCACCGGCGCCGTGAAGGGATGA
- a CDS encoding carbohydrate ABC transporter permease, with protein MSDTVGSDTDIQIPSPGTAGAGGARTSPPPAPAPAPATAPRRRGRGRMRLEIAVLSGPPIIVFVAFVIFPVVLAAYYGFYKWQGYGAATDWVGLNNYRLILTDPAFQQVLWHSLLILVLSLVIQGPLAIILAILLNQRIRGRSVIRVLIFVPYVISEVIVGTGWSLMLQSTGAANDLLKHIGLGALQKDWIADPKLAIWTLIAIISWKYIGFAVILMLAGLQSIPEELFEAAQIDGASYWQIQRRITLPLLGPTVRIWAFLSIIGSLQLFDLVYIIWGQYVSGTAGTSTMAIYMVAQGRSAGNYGYGSAVAVVMFLITLIVALLYQRFVLRRDLRGAITEGVS; from the coding sequence ATGAGCGACACCGTGGGTTCCGACACGGACATCCAGATCCCGTCGCCGGGCACGGCCGGAGCCGGGGGTGCGCGAACGTCGCCGCCCCCGGCCCCGGCCCCAGCTCCGGCCACGGCCCCGCGCCGCCGCGGTCGGGGCCGGATGCGCCTGGAGATAGCGGTCCTGTCCGGACCGCCGATCATCGTTTTCGTGGCGTTCGTGATCTTCCCGGTCGTACTCGCCGCGTACTACGGCTTCTACAAGTGGCAGGGGTACGGGGCGGCGACCGACTGGGTCGGGCTGAACAACTACCGGCTGATCCTCACCGACCCCGCGTTCCAGCAGGTGCTGTGGCACAGCCTCCTGATCCTGGTGCTCTCGCTGGTCATCCAGGGGCCGCTGGCGATCATCCTGGCGATCCTGCTCAACCAGCGGATCCGGGGCCGCTCGGTCATCAGGGTCCTGATCTTCGTGCCCTACGTCATCTCCGAGGTCATCGTCGGCACCGGCTGGTCCCTGATGCTGCAGAGCACCGGCGCCGCCAACGACCTGCTGAAGCACATCGGCCTGGGCGCGCTGCAGAAGGACTGGATCGCGGACCCGAAGCTCGCCATCTGGACGCTGATCGCCATCATCTCCTGGAAGTACATCGGCTTCGCGGTGATCCTGATGCTCGCCGGCCTGCAGTCGATCCCCGAGGAGCTCTTCGAGGCCGCCCAGATCGACGGCGCCTCCTACTGGCAGATACAGCGCCGCATCACGCTGCCGCTGCTGGGGCCGACGGTCCGCATCTGGGCCTTCCTGTCGATCATCGGCTCGCTGCAGCTGTTCGACCTCGTCTACATCATCTGGGGCCAGTACGTCTCGGGCACCGCGGGCACCTCGACCATGGCGATCTACATGGTCGCCCAGGGCCGATCCGCGGGCAACTACGGGTACGGCAGCGCCGTGGCCGTCGTGATGTTCCTGATCACGCTCATCGTCGCGCTGCTCTACCAGCGCTTCGTCCTGCGCCGGGACCTGCGGGGCGCCATCACCGAAGGAGTCAGCTGA
- a CDS encoding extracellular solute-binding protein yields the protein MTRKTRNVIAGVLGLSAALAAAGCAGGSSNGGGGGSGSGGGQVKLTIWQNSTTGPGQQFFLTAAKDYHALHPNVTINVQTIQNEDLDGKLQTALNANSAPDIFLQRGGGKMQAMVTAGQVQALNLTATDKADIGAAALAAESIDGTVYAVPMDTQPEGFYYSKDLFQQAGITSAPTTVDELEADVAKLKAINVAPIAVGAKDAWPAAHWYYNFALRECSQATMTSTAKSLKFTDPCWTKAGDDVAAFLKTDPFQKGFLTTSAQQGAGSSAGLLANHKAGMELMGNWDPGVIASLTPDQKPLPDLGWFPFPAVAGGQGDPTAIMGGADGYSVSKKAPKEAFQFLEFLATKDEQEAYAKAFDAIPVNPAAQEAVTDPYNVSTLQAFSKAAYAMQYLDTQFGQNVGNAMNTAVVALMAGQGSAANIVSATNSAVARG from the coding sequence GTGACGAGGAAAACGCGCAACGTGATAGCCGGCGTGCTCGGCTTGAGCGCGGCTCTGGCCGCCGCCGGCTGTGCCGGCGGCAGCAGCAACGGCGGAGGCGGCGGCAGCGGTTCGGGCGGCGGCCAGGTCAAGCTGACGATCTGGCAGAACTCGACGACCGGCCCCGGCCAGCAGTTCTTCCTGACCGCCGCGAAGGACTACCACGCGCTGCACCCGAACGTCACGATCAACGTCCAGACGATCCAGAACGAGGACCTGGACGGCAAGCTGCAGACCGCGCTGAACGCGAACTCCGCGCCGGACATCTTCCTGCAACGAGGCGGCGGCAAGATGCAGGCGATGGTCACCGCCGGCCAGGTCCAGGCGCTGAACCTGACCGCCACCGACAAGGCGGACATCGGCGCCGCGGCGCTGGCGGCCGAATCGATCGACGGCACGGTCTACGCGGTGCCGATGGACACCCAGCCCGAGGGCTTCTACTACAGCAAGGACCTGTTCCAGCAGGCCGGCATCACCTCGGCGCCGACCACGGTCGACGAACTCGAAGCCGACGTCGCCAAGCTCAAAGCCATCAACGTCGCCCCGATCGCGGTCGGCGCGAAGGACGCCTGGCCGGCCGCGCACTGGTACTACAACTTCGCTCTGCGCGAGTGCAGCCAGGCCACCATGACGAGCACGGCCAAGTCGCTGAAGTTCACCGATCCGTGCTGGACCAAGGCCGGCGACGACGTGGCCGCGTTCCTGAAGACCGACCCGTTCCAGAAGGGCTTCCTGACGACCTCGGCGCAGCAGGGCGCCGGCTCGTCGGCGGGTCTGCTCGCGAACCACAAGGCGGGCATGGAGCTCATGGGCAACTGGGATCCCGGAGTGATCGCCAGCCTGACCCCGGACCAGAAGCCGCTGCCGGACCTGGGCTGGTTCCCCTTCCCCGCCGTGGCCGGCGGCCAGGGCGACCCGACCGCCATCATGGGCGGCGCCGACGGCTACTCGGTGTCCAAGAAGGCGCCGAAGGAGGCTTTCCAGTTCCTGGAGTTCCTGGCGACCAAGGACGAGCAGGAAGCCTACGCCAAGGCGTTCGACGCGATCCCGGTGAACCCGGCTGCCCAGGAGGCCGTCACCGATCCCTACAACGTCTCGACCTTGCAGGCCTTCAGCAAGGCCGCGTACGCGATGCAATACCTTGACACCCAGTTCGGGCAGAACGTCGGCAACGCGATGAACACCGCCGTCGTCGCCCTGATGGCCGGGCAGGGCAGCGCCGCGAACATCGTCTCGGCCACCAACAGCGCCGTCGCGCGCGGCTGA
- a CDS encoding LacI family DNA-binding transcriptional regulator, whose translation MQQPRVTIRDVAEHAGVSVATVSKVINQRYGVAADTMARVQAVIDELGYEASLVAQSLRNHRTNVIGILVADLEPFSTELLKGAADAIRGSGFELVVYSAGGRTGDVVGWERRYLSRLSGTLVDGAVLVTPTVVDVNYGAPVVAVDPHTGTSGFPTVDADSLRGARLATEHLLSLGHRRIAMLGGRPDLESAKLREQGYREALAAAGVPVEESLVRVGGYDADLSALAAHELLTGPQRPTAVFAANDVTAIATIEVATDLGLRVPTDLSVVGFDNIPESALCVPQLTTINQPIRTMGEHAVEMLIRLIRGEPVERTHLTLATELVVRSSTTRA comes from the coding sequence GTGCAGCAACCCAGAGTCACCATCAGGGACGTCGCCGAGCACGCCGGCGTCTCGGTCGCCACCGTGTCCAAAGTCATCAATCAGCGCTACGGCGTAGCCGCGGACACCATGGCGCGCGTCCAGGCCGTCATCGACGAACTCGGCTACGAGGCGAGCCTGGTCGCCCAGAGCCTGCGCAACCACCGCACGAACGTGATCGGCATCCTGGTCGCGGACCTGGAACCGTTCAGCACCGAGCTGCTCAAGGGCGCGGCGGACGCCATCCGCGGCAGCGGCTTCGAGCTGGTCGTCTACAGCGCGGGCGGCCGCACAGGGGACGTGGTGGGCTGGGAACGCAGGTACCTGTCGCGGCTGTCCGGCACCCTGGTGGACGGCGCGGTGCTGGTGACCCCCACGGTCGTGGACGTGAACTACGGCGCACCCGTCGTCGCGGTCGATCCGCACACCGGGACCTCGGGCTTCCCGACGGTGGACGCCGACAGCCTGCGCGGCGCGCGCCTGGCGACCGAGCACCTGCTGAGCCTGGGGCACCGGCGGATCGCGATGCTGGGCGGCCGTCCGGATCTGGAGTCTGCGAAGCTGCGCGAGCAGGGCTATCGCGAAGCGCTGGCGGCGGCCGGCGTGCCGGTCGAGGAGTCGCTGGTGCGCGTCGGCGGGTACGACGCGGACCTGTCGGCGCTGGCCGCGCACGAGTTGCTGACCGGTCCGCAGCGTCCGACCGCGGTGTTCGCCGCCAACGACGTCACGGCGATCGCCACCATCGAGGTGGCCACGGACCTGGGATTGCGGGTGCCGACGGACTTGTCGGTCGTCGGTTTCGACAACATCCCCGAGTCGGCGCTGTGCGTCCCGCAGCTGACCACGATCAACCAGCCCATCCGCACGATGGGCGAGCACGCGGTGGAGATGCTGATCCGGCTGATCCGCGGGGAGCCCGTGGAGCGCACCCACCTCACGTTGGCCACGGAGCTGGTCGTCCGCAGTTCGACCACCCGGGCGTGA
- a CDS encoding beta-glucosidase, whose product MAIENTTVTDLWRDATAPAADRVRDLIPRMSVRQKVAQLYGVWVGADATSGQVAPFQHSSELPAADWSDVLRDGVGQLTRPFGTVPVDPVAGARAVANTQRDLAGADLGIPALVHEECLTGLGAWQATVYPSPLCWGASFDPELIRQVGERIGLTMRRLGVHQGLAPVLDVVRDLRWGRVEELIAEDPYLVGTLGAAYVQGLESTGIVATLKHFAGYSASRAGRNLAPVSIGPREMADVILPPFEMALRAGARSVMNSYSDNDGMPVAADSALLTDRLRGAYGFTGTVVSDYFAVVFLHRLHRTAGSKGHAAAQALAAGIDVELPTVDCFGAPLIAALEAGEVDIALVDRALERVLVQKCELGLLDADWSPEPPILSETDPRLDDEESRALARRLARRAIVLLRNENGALPLAPGKRLAVVGPRAHVADAAFGCYSFPRHIGVHHPDIALGIEARTVLEALQADPAGYQITYAQGCPVPDAESSVRLRAERGTPTNAMDDEALRVLGDQQIAEAVAAAREAEVCVAVLGDVSGLFGNGTSGEGCDASDLRLPGRQGELLEALLATGTPVVLVLLVGRPYELSRYADRLAAVVCGFLPGEEGANALADVLSGRVDPAGRLPVGFPAEGANQPSTYLSATLGLRSDVSTVDPTPLYPFGHGLSYNPAVWTDPVLPQGQTWPTDGTLRLAVTLHNDGTSPTSEVVQVYLHDPQAEVARPVQQLIAAPRVDLEPGTTRTVVIDLPADTTSYTGRAGRRIVEPGEVELWVGASSRDIRARLTARLAGPPREVGFDRAFKPQVGVIEG is encoded by the coding sequence ATGGCCATAGAAAACACCACCGTCACCGACCTCTGGCGCGACGCGACCGCCCCGGCCGCCGATCGGGTCAGGGACCTCATACCGCGCATGTCGGTACGGCAGAAGGTGGCGCAGCTGTACGGGGTCTGGGTCGGTGCCGACGCCACCTCGGGGCAGGTCGCGCCGTTCCAGCATTCCTCGGAACTGCCCGCCGCGGACTGGTCCGACGTCCTGCGCGACGGTGTCGGCCAGCTCACCCGGCCCTTCGGCACGGTGCCGGTGGATCCGGTGGCCGGGGCGCGCGCGGTGGCCAACACCCAGCGCGATCTGGCCGGGGCGGACCTGGGGATCCCGGCGCTGGTGCACGAGGAGTGCCTGACCGGGCTGGGGGCCTGGCAGGCGACGGTCTATCCCTCGCCGTTGTGCTGGGGGGCGAGCTTCGATCCGGAGCTCATACGCCAGGTCGGCGAGCGGATCGGCCTGACCATGCGGCGGCTCGGCGTCCACCAGGGTCTGGCCCCGGTTCTGGACGTCGTTCGGGACCTGCGCTGGGGCCGGGTCGAGGAGCTCATCGCGGAGGATCCGTACCTTGTGGGCACGCTCGGCGCGGCCTACGTTCAGGGCCTTGAATCCACCGGCATCGTCGCGACACTGAAGCACTTCGCCGGGTACAGCGCCTCGCGCGCGGGGCGGAACCTCGCGCCGGTGTCGATCGGCCCGCGGGAGATGGCGGACGTGATCCTGCCGCCGTTCGAGATGGCGTTGCGGGCCGGGGCCCGTTCGGTGATGAACTCGTACTCTGACAACGATGGCATGCCGGTGGCCGCCGACTCTGCGTTGCTGACCGATCGGCTGCGCGGTGCGTACGGCTTCACCGGGACGGTCGTGTCGGACTACTTCGCAGTGGTCTTTCTGCACCGCCTTCACCGCACCGCGGGCTCCAAGGGACACGCTGCCGCACAGGCCCTGGCCGCCGGCATCGATGTCGAACTGCCGACCGTGGACTGCTTCGGCGCACCGCTGATCGCGGCGCTGGAAGCGGGTGAGGTGGATATCGCGCTGGTGGACCGGGCGTTGGAGCGGGTGCTGGTCCAGAAGTGCGAGCTCGGGCTGCTGGACGCCGACTGGTCACCCGAGCCCCCGATCCTTTCCGAGACGGACCCGCGCCTGGACGACGAGGAATCCCGGGCGCTGGCGCGGCGCTTGGCGCGGCGCGCGATAGTCTTGCTGCGCAACGAGAACGGCGCTCTGCCGCTGGCCCCGGGCAAGCGCCTGGCGGTCGTCGGCCCCCGCGCACACGTCGCGGACGCCGCCTTCGGGTGCTACTCGTTCCCCCGGCACATCGGTGTGCACCATCCGGACATCGCGCTCGGCATCGAGGCGCGGACTGTTCTTGAGGCGCTGCAAGCCGATCCGGCCGGCTACCAGATCACCTACGCGCAAGGCTGCCCGGTGCCCGACGCCGAGAGCTCCGTGCGACTGCGGGCCGAGCGCGGGACTCCCACCAACGCGATGGACGACGAAGCCCTGCGGGTGCTGGGCGATCAGCAGATCGCCGAGGCTGTCGCGGCGGCACGCGAAGCAGAGGTCTGCGTCGCGGTGCTCGGCGACGTCTCGGGCCTGTTCGGCAACGGAACCTCCGGTGAGGGCTGCGACGCCTCCGACCTGCGCCTGCCCGGCCGGCAGGGCGAGCTGCTGGAGGCGCTGCTGGCCACGGGGACCCCTGTCGTCCTGGTCCTGCTGGTGGGGCGTCCGTACGAGCTGTCCCGGTACGCCGATCGACTCGCGGCCGTGGTCTGCGGCTTCCTGCCGGGCGAGGAAGGTGCGAACGCCCTGGCGGACGTGCTGTCGGGCCGGGTGGACCCGGCCGGCCGGCTGCCGGTGGGCTTCCCGGCCGAGGGCGCGAACCAGCCCTCGACGTACCTGTCGGCCACCCTCGGCCTGCGCAGCGACGTGAGTACGGTCGATCCGACCCCGTTGTACCCCTTCGGCCACGGCCTGTCCTACAACCCGGCGGTGTGGACCGATCCCGTTCTCCCCCAGGGCCAGACCTGGCCGACGGACGGCACGCTGCGGCTCGCGGTGACCCTGCACAACGACGGCACGTCGCCCACCAGCGAAGTGGTCCAGGTCTACCTGCACGACCCGCAGGCCGAGGTGGCCCGCCCGGTACAGCAACTGATCGCCGCGCCCCGGGTCGATCTGGAACCGGGAACGACGCGCACGGTAGTCATCGACCTGCCGGCCGACACGACCTCTTACACGGGCCGGGCCGGCCGCCGCATCGTCGAGCCGGGCGAGGTCGAGCTGTGGGTCGGCGCCTCCAGTCGCGACATCCGCGCGCGCCTCACCGCGCGTCTCGCCGGGCCGCCGCGCGAGGTCGGCTTCGACCGCGCGTTCAAGCCGCAGGTCGGTGTCATCGAGGGCTGA
- a CDS encoding expansin EXLX1 family cellulose-binding protein, translating to MKATHSTTQHYKQRTRWLPISAVAALLVVAGLTAVLAMGSPSPHKADAGISATGIGATASGATETMSSPPSATPTPAHQTPGDKTPGGKTPGNAAATSQTSAAPAPVHSSSQNAPASSLAGRIQPGVAYQGVATEYSAADGNGACLFGPSGDMMIAAMNELDYQDSEACGAHILVRAANGATVTVLITNECPYPCAPGQLDLSQQAFAKIADPRAGRIPITWQLVSPAAGSAISIRYKVGSSQYWCGIQVIGERNPVARLEVSTGSGWQQLSRSSYNYFLSPSGTGCGRAIRITDIYGQQVTTAAFPVEPDVIQPAQVQFAQH from the coding sequence GTGAAGGCCACGCATTCGACCACGCAGCACTACAAGCAGCGCACCAGGTGGCTGCCGATATCCGCCGTCGCGGCGTTGCTCGTGGTCGCAGGATTGACAGCCGTTCTGGCCATGGGCTCACCATCGCCGCACAAAGCGGACGCCGGCATCTCCGCGACCGGGATCGGCGCCACCGCGTCCGGCGCGACGGAGACCATGTCTTCGCCGCCCTCGGCAACACCGACACCTGCGCACCAGACGCCTGGGGACAAGACACCTGGGGGCAAGACGCCCGGGAACGCGGCGGCGACATCGCAGACGTCCGCGGCCCCGGCCCCGGTCCACAGCAGTTCCCAAAACGCACCGGCGTCGTCCTTGGCGGGGCGGATCCAGCCGGGCGTCGCCTACCAAGGCGTCGCGACCGAGTACAGCGCCGCGGACGGCAACGGCGCGTGCCTGTTCGGGCCCTCCGGCGACATGATGATCGCCGCGATGAACGAACTCGACTACCAGGACTCCGAAGCCTGCGGAGCCCACATCCTCGTCCGCGCGGCCAACGGCGCCACGGTCACCGTCCTGATCACCAACGAGTGCCCCTATCCCTGTGCTCCCGGGCAACTCGACCTCAGCCAGCAGGCGTTCGCCAAGATCGCCGATCCCCGGGCCGGCCGGATCCCGATCACCTGGCAGCTGGTCAGCCCCGCCGCCGGCAGCGCCATCTCCATCAGGTACAAGGTCGGCTCAAGCCAGTACTGGTGCGGCATCCAGGTCATCGGCGAGCGCAACCCGGTCGCCCGCCTGGAAGTCAGCACTGGCAGTGGATGGCAGCAGCTGTCGCGCAGCAGTTACAACTACTTCCTGTCCCCGAGCGGCACCGGATGCGGTAGGGCGATCCGGATCACTGACATCTACGGGCAGCAGGTGACGACAGCGGCCTTCCCCGTTGAACCGGACGTGATCCAACCCGCTCAGGTTCAGTTCGCGCAGCATTGA
- a CDS encoding SDR family NAD(P)-dependent oxidoreductase, producing MTRRLDGTVALVTGASSGIGQATAAELAREGASVALVGQRRERLADLAAQIVAAGGKALALPTDVTDAQAVAEAVQQTVEGLGRLDILVNNAGVMLLGPTPGADLNDWRRMVDVNLTGLMHTTHAALPHLLKAAGDGPRQVADIVNISSLNGRTAFAMSAVYSATKFGVNGFSEALRQELTRQHVRVAVVEPGSVDTELRAQNPPAVQQMIAAGLGDIERLRSQDIADAIGYIVTRPRHVTVNEMLVRPTEQG from the coding sequence ATGACTCGTCGTCTTGACGGAACTGTCGCCCTGGTCACCGGAGCATCCAGTGGCATCGGCCAGGCCACCGCCGCCGAACTCGCCCGCGAAGGCGCGTCCGTCGCGCTGGTCGGCCAACGCCGGGAACGGCTCGCCGACCTGGCCGCGCAGATCGTCGCCGCCGGCGGCAAGGCCCTGGCCCTGCCCACCGACGTCACCGACGCCCAGGCCGTCGCGGAGGCGGTTCAGCAGACCGTCGAGGGTCTGGGCCGCCTGGACATCCTGGTCAACAACGCCGGTGTGATGCTGCTGGGACCGACTCCCGGCGCGGACCTGAACGACTGGCGGCGCATGGTCGACGTCAACCTCACCGGCCTGATGCACACCACCCACGCCGCGCTTCCGCACCTGCTCAAGGCCGCCGGCGACGGTCCGCGTCAGGTCGCCGACATCGTCAACATCAGCTCGTTGAACGGCCGCACCGCCTTCGCCATGTCCGCCGTGTACAGCGCCACCAAGTTCGGCGTCAACGGCTTCAGCGAGGCACTGCGCCAGGAGCTGACACGGCAGCACGTCCGGGTGGCCGTCGTCGAACCCGGCAGCGTCGACACCGAACTGCGAGCCCAGAACCCGCCGGCGGTCCAGCAGATGATCGCCGCCGGCCTGGGCGACATCGAGCGGCTGCGGAGTCAGGACATCGCCGACGCCATCGGCTACATCGTCACCCGCCCCCGGCATGTGACCGTCAACGAAATGCTCGTCCGCCCGACCGAGCAAGGCTGA
- a CDS encoding AraC family transcriptional regulator N-terminal domain-containing protein, with the protein MPLDELCALLARHARDDATTAIEDLLIGREEADTSLPPATGTRMTLIAQGAKRLAYDDVVHHFQAGQYLVSSIATPLKCHFIDATPERPALGLCLLLHSSDVAELLLQATPDAASQNDTTTTPLPVAFSQAPDTLLDASVRLVRLLDQPHDRDVLSPLVKREIIWRLITSEHGATVRQIGLTDSRLSPIARALRWIRDNYKEPFQVEDLAAQIGLSASAFYRNFQAVTGTTPIQYQKKIRLQEARLLLAANPKDVARIGSLVGYTSPSQFSREYRRHFGAPPSQDAIRFAAGIAETKG; encoded by the coding sequence ATGCCGCTGGACGAATTGTGCGCTCTTCTGGCCCGTCACGCTCGAGACGACGCGACGACCGCCATCGAGGACCTCCTGATCGGCCGAGAGGAGGCGGACACCTCACTGCCGCCGGCCACCGGGACCCGCATGACGTTGATCGCCCAAGGCGCGAAACGCCTCGCATACGACGACGTCGTGCACCACTTCCAGGCCGGCCAGTACCTGGTCTCCTCCATCGCCACACCCCTCAAATGCCATTTCATCGATGCGACTCCGGAGCGGCCGGCCCTGGGCCTTTGCCTGCTTCTGCATTCTTCTGACGTCGCCGAGCTACTCCTGCAAGCCACCCCCGACGCCGCTTCGCAGAACGACACCACGACAACCCCACTGCCGGTCGCCTTCAGCCAAGCCCCCGACACACTCCTCGACGCCTCAGTCCGCCTGGTCCGGCTGCTCGACCAGCCGCACGACAGGGACGTCCTTTCCCCTCTGGTGAAACGCGAGATCATCTGGCGACTGATCACCAGCGAGCACGGCGCCACCGTCCGCCAGATCGGCCTCACCGACAGCCGGCTCTCCCCCATCGCCAGGGCCCTGCGCTGGATACGGGACAACTACAAAGAACCATTCCAGGTCGAGGACCTCGCAGCCCAGATCGGGCTGAGTGCCTCGGCCTTTTATCGGAACTTTCAAGCCGTCACCGGAACCACCCCCATCCAGTACCAGAAGAAGATCAGGCTCCAAGAGGCCCGCCTTCTGCTGGCAGCAAATCCGAAGGACGTCGCGCGCATAGGAAGCCTCGTGGGATACACCAGCCCCTCCCAGTTCAGCCGGGAATACCGCCGCCATTTCGGAGCACCACCGAGTCAGGACGCGATCCGATTCGCAGCAGGAATCGCCGAGACAAAGGGTTGA